Proteins encoded together in one Leptolyngbya sp. CCY15150 window:
- a CDS encoding glutathione S-transferase family protein has translation MLKLYGAARSRASIVQWYLEELEVPYEFILLDLQAKEHRQADFLAINPFGKVPAIVDGTVVLWESGAILLYLAERYGGAQTLEERALLAQWSLFANATFGPGIFIESSREREMPNLFGTLSRVLEQQPFVLGDRFTAADVAVGSYLAYVPMMLKIGYDDYPVLQTYLNTLMQRPAFQRSLGARSPVS, from the coding sequence ATGTTGAAGCTTTATGGCGCTGCTCGCAGTCGAGCGTCGATTGTGCAGTGGTATTTGGAGGAGCTAGAGGTTCCCTACGAGTTCATCCTGCTCGATTTGCAGGCTAAAGAACATCGCCAGGCAGATTTCTTGGCGATCAATCCCTTTGGGAAGGTGCCTGCCATTGTGGACGGCACCGTTGTTCTCTGGGAGTCGGGCGCAATTTTGCTCTATCTAGCAGAGCGCTATGGCGGGGCTCAAACGCTTGAAGAACGAGCCCTCCTAGCCCAATGGTCGCTGTTTGCCAACGCTACGTTCGGGCCAGGGATCTTCATTGAATCTAGCCGAGAACGGGAGATGCCCAATCTGTTTGGTACCCTCAGCCGGGTGTTGGAACAGCAGCCCTTTGTGTTGGGCGATCGCTTCACGGCGGCGGATGTGGCGGTGGGTTCTTACTTGGCCTATGTGCCCATGATGTTAAAGATTGGGTATGATGACTATCCGGTTCTGCAAACCTATCTCAACACCTTGATGCAGCGCCCTGCCTTTCAGCGTTCTCTCGGAGCGCGATCGCCCGTATCCTAG